A window of Syntrophorhabdaceae bacterium genomic DNA:
ATTGTAAACGCAGGTCCGTTGAGTTTCTCCACAAGGGTAGGATCGACCACACCGCTTTGGGCGAGGGTCAGGCCCAGCTCCCGGAGCATCACGCGGTGCGGTTCAATCTTTGAAGGCTCGATCTGGAATACGAGAGAGCCGGCAACGCAGATTTCGGCGACCGGGTCCGATCCCGCATTCACGGCCTGGGCTCTGAAGGTGGCGATAAGGGGCGCGAAGATGTCGTGATCGGGCATGCCCGCAGTGGAGACGAGCAGGTATTTTGGGGGCATGGGCCACCAGTGGGTATGGCTCATTCTCCCCGACCCGTCTTTTTGCAGAAAGGGCTGCATCGAGCAGACAAAACGGTCCATCACCGCCTTCATCTGGGCGGTCATGTTGTGGGTGTACACGGGAGTGCCGATCACCAGCAGGTCCGTCGCCTTTACCCGCTCGTATATTGCCGTCATATCGTCCTTTATGACGCATTCTCCCCGGGTTTTATGCATGCATGAGAGGCATCCCGTGCAGGCCGCGATCTTCATGGCCGCCACTTCGAAGCGCTCTACCCGGGATCCTCCTTGGGTGAGCCCTTCCGTCAGGCTCCCGAGGAGCGCGCCCGTCACGCCCCCGGCGCCCCTGGGACTTCCGTTCAAGATGGTAACTTCCATGCCCTTCTTCCTCCTTTGGCTATCGGTCCGCGAAAATATTGTCTTTGCCCGTCACAAATACCTGAATAGTCTATCATAAGGAAGGAGGGGCTTATGAAAGAAGTTGAACAGGGCTAAAAAAAAGGGTCCGAGGGGAGCAGGTTCTTACGGGAAGAGGGGAGACACAAAAATAGAGCTTTGCCTCCTGCACGGCGTGCCATGGACACAAGTGGAGCGGGCCAGAGGGCCCGCTCCCGATAATCGTTAAATTATTTCTTTTTTGCCTTTGCTGCCGGTTTCGCAGGAGCTTTCTTTGCTGCGGTTTTCGCTGTGGCTGCCTTTCCGTTTGCTGCGGCTTTCAATGCTGCTCCCGCGGTGAACTTGGGGACTTTCTTTGCGGCAATCTTGATCTCTTTGCCGGTCTTCGGGTTTCTTCCCTTACGGGCCTTCCTCTCGGAAACCGAGAATGTGCCGAAGCCCACGAGTGTCAGCTTCTCACCCTTCTTTATCGCCTGCTCGATGGTACCGGTGACCACGGAGAGGGCCTTTGCTGCGGTAACTTTGGTAACTTTGATTTCTTCTGAAAGTTTGGAGACAATATCAGCCTTGGTCATTCTAACTACCTCCTTGTGGTATATGTGGATGTATGATTATCAGGCAAATAAGCTTTGCCTGTCATGTCAATCCTTATAGAACGACCAATCACAAGAAGTTAATATCATAATCATACGAAAAAGCAAGATATTTTTGCATAAATCGACAATTTTTTTGCTTTTAAACTCTTTGAAGAGTGGGGAGGGGATTAACGGGGACGACTTACAGGCCTTCCCGGCTCGCGTGAATCGAGATAGAAGACCCTGTCACCCTGCTCCTGCCTGTCATAAAGAACATGTCCGAGCCACGTCGCCTCAAGCAGGAGGGCGGTCTTCTTTATGCGTTCCTCTATCAATCGTCTATCTGTCCGGGAGGCCCGGCGGTCGTTGTGTGTCGTGATAATCGAGGAACCCGTCCGCCCCTGCCTTCTCCATGAAACGGTTGAGCCGCCCTGCTGTATTTTGTCGTGTCCATGAGGAGAAGCAGGCCGAGGGAATGGGGGGAGGGGAACCACCATCGCGGCAGCCTACCGCCTGTATATTTTAAGGATGGATTAATTTTCGGGCATGGGCAAAGGAAAGGGCGGGACCGCATTATCTTGTCAACCGGCCCTGTTCTCTTTATATTAATCAAATAGTGGTGCACCCCTCAACCGGCATACGGATGGGGCGGGTTACCGTTTTAGCTATGACTACATTCCAGTCCGGCAGGAAGATAGACGAAGCGG
This region includes:
- a CDS encoding flavodoxin family protein, yielding MEVTILNGSPRGAGGVTGALLGSLTEGLTQGGSRVERFEVAAMKIAACTGCLSCMHKTRGECVIKDDMTAIYERVKATDLLVIGTPVYTHNMTAQMKAVMDRFVCSMQPFLQKDGSGRMSHTHWWPMPPKYLLVSTAGMPDHDIFAPLIATFRAQAVNAGSDPVAEICVAGSLVFQIEPSKIEPHRVMLRELGLTLAQSGVVDPTLVEKLNGPAFTMAEYMSSAQTYEAWCRRKLGMAGE